From Mytilus edulis chromosome 8, xbMytEdul2.2, whole genome shotgun sequence, one genomic window encodes:
- the LOC139486322 gene encoding uncharacterized protein, with the protein MYIDFIYRNLKSKEMSIGLFENDVGESWLDPRCNSSLYVELRFKYSSCNTSDRAQLTLTDRMLNKIAHELGPDWKNLLLHLDMKHNQIQVIEGNYQRDIHRQAFEALISWRDAQTSTEPALKRVEQLKQASSSIDRKDIVYLIESVLKELLTDKALKEIAYRLSKNWQTAFLDLGMKYTDVVMIERDYCSDLLQQAFEALILWRNVHSKKLSHHEMLIQLKNVAHNIQTRAVIELIDKIETGCTISKKKSKR; encoded by the exons atgtatattgattttatttacagaaatttaaaatcaaaagaaatgagTATAGGACTCTTTGAAAATGATGTTGGTGAATCTTGGCTTGATCCTCGCTGCAATAGTA gtCTTTATGTTGAACTACGATTTAAATACTCATCATGTAATACCTCTGATCGTGCTCAAT TGACGTTAACTGACAGAATGTTAAACAAAATAGCACATGAATTGGGTCCCGATTGGAAAAATCTGTTACTTCATTTGGACATGAAACACAATCAAATACAAGTAATAGAAGGAAATTATCAAAGAGATATTCACCGACAGGCATTTGAAGCGCTAATATCATGGAGAGATGCACAGACGTCAACAGAACCAGCTCTTAAAAGGGTAGAACAATTGAAACAGGCATCATCTTCAATTGACAGAAAGGATATTGTCTATTTAATTGAATCAGTACTGAAAg AACTTTTAACAGACAAGGCATTAAAAGAAATTGCGTATCGGCTTTCGAAAAATTGGCAAACAGCTTTTCTTGATTTAGGAATGAAGTACACCGATGTTGTTATGATAGAACGAGACTATTGTAGTGACCTTTTGCAGCAAGCCTTCGAGGCGCTTATACTGTGGAGAAATGTTCATAGCAAAAAACTATCACATCATGAAATGCTTATTCAATTAAAGAATGTTGCACATAATATCCAAACACGAGCTGTTATTGAGTTGATTGACAAGATTGAAACTG GATGTACAATTTCTAAAAAGAAGAGTAAGAGATGa